The Leucobacter rhizosphaerae genome includes a region encoding these proteins:
- a CDS encoding class F sortase codes for MSRRIRRIAAWVTGAVIVGGLALVGVGVWQVLAPGTATASGPERRVVERVAEQLPAAPAAPPTRLEIPALDFEAPVATMSSEGQSILNPPTASDAYWLSDFGKPGVGTDNTVYVIGHASADQRAVFDPLVDRAAGRSSVLPGDEIIVRTETGAVVYEVVSTERREQSALAEWELLWSNVPGRLVLITCLFDATGSTVSDNVVVFARQQESSAEAVPST; via the coding sequence GTGAGCCGCCGCATCCGGCGTATCGCGGCCTGGGTGACGGGGGCCGTGATCGTGGGCGGGCTCGCGCTCGTGGGTGTCGGGGTGTGGCAGGTGCTCGCCCCGGGCACCGCGACGGCGAGCGGACCGGAGCGACGGGTCGTCGAGCGGGTGGCCGAACAGCTCCCCGCCGCCCCCGCGGCGCCGCCGACGCGCCTCGAGATCCCGGCCCTCGACTTCGAAGCCCCTGTTGCGACGATGTCGAGTGAGGGCCAGTCGATCCTGAACCCGCCGACCGCGTCGGATGCCTACTGGCTGTCAGACTTCGGCAAGCCCGGCGTCGGCACCGACAATACGGTCTACGTGATCGGTCACGCCTCGGCCGATCAGCGCGCGGTGTTCGATCCGCTGGTGGATCGCGCCGCGGGTCGCAGCAGCGTGCTGCCGGGCGACGAGATCATCGTGCGCACGGAGACGGGAGCAGTGGTCTACGAGGTGGTCTCCACGGAGCGCCGGGAGCAGAGCGCCCTCGCCGAGTGGGAGCTGCTGTGGAGCAACGTTCCCGGGCGGCTCGTGCTCATCACCTGCCTCTTCGACGCCACGGGCAGCACGGTGTCGGACAACGTGGTGGTGTTCGCCCGCCAGCAGGAGTCGTCAGCCGAGGCCGTTCCGAGCACCTGA